TGCGGCTCCGCGTTCAAGAACAAGGGCGTTCAGCCCCTGCTCGACGCCGTGGTGCGCTTCCTCCCCTGCCCCTCCGACGTCTCCAACGTCGCGCTCGATCTCGACAAGGAAGAGGCGCAGGTCTCGCTCTCGCCCGACGAAGACAAGAATCTGGTGGCGCTCGCCTTCAAGCTCGAAGACGGCCGTTACGGCCAGCTCACCTACGTGCGCGTCTATCAGGGGCATCTGGCCAAGGGCGACACCATCACCAACGCCCGCACCGGCAAGCGTCACAAGGTAGGTCGCTTGGTGCGCATGCATGCCGCCGAGATGGAGGAGATCGAGGCCTCCGCTTCGGGCGACATCGTGGCGATGTTCGGCATCGACTGTGCCTCCGGCGACACCTTCTGCGGCGGCGACCACCGGCTGGCGATGAGTTCCATGCACGTGCCCGAGCCCGTCATCAGTCTCGCCATCGCGCCCAAGGACAACAAGGCCCAGGTCAACATGTCCAAGGCGCTGGGGCGCTTCACCAAGGAAGACCCCACGTTCCGCACCCACGTCGATCCGGAAAGCGGCGAGACGATCATCCAGGGGATGGGCGAGCTCCACCTCGACGTTTACGTGGAACGCATGAAGCGCGAGTACGGCGCCGAGGTCACCGTGGGCCAGCCCCAGGTGGCCTACCGCGAGACGATCACGAAGCAGTCAGAATTCGACTATCTCCACAAGAAGCAGACCGGCGGCTCGGGCCAGTACGGCAAGGTCGCGGGCTTCATCGAGCCGCTTGCCGAGGGCGAGTACGAGTTCGTCAACGAGATCACCGGCGGGGCGATCCCGACCGAGTTCATCGGCTCGATCGACAAGGGCTTCAAGCAGTGCCTCAGGAAGGGCCCGGTGGCCGGCTTCCCGATCAACGGCGTGAAGCTCACGATCAACGACGGGGCCGCGCACTCGGTTGACTCCTCCGACAACGCCTTCCAGCAGGCCGCCATCGGCGCCTTCCGCGAGGGCTTCGGCAAGGCCGCGCCGGTGCTGCTCGAGCCGATCATGAAGGTCGTCGTCGAAGGCCCGACGGAGTTCCAGGGCAACATCATGGGCGGCCTGAACCAGCGCCGCGGCATCATCGTCGGCACGTTCGAGGAGGGGAACTTCACGGTCGTCGAGGCCGAGGTCCCGCTCGCCGAGATGTTCGGCTACTCGACCGTGCTGCGCTCGGGCACCCAGGGCAAGGCGGAGTTCACGATGGAGTTCGCCTCCTACCGCCAGCTCCCCAAGGGGCTGACGGACCAGGTGATCAAGGAGGCGAACGAGCGGCGCAAGAGCTCGGTCGCCTAGATGGCCGAGAGCGCCGCCACACTCATCTACCTTCGTGACAGGAGCGTCGAGATGCTGAAGAAGGACCTGATCCTCAAGAACCCGCTGCGCGCCTGGGAGCCCGACACCGGCCACAACAGCGACTCGCCCCGCATGGGGCTCGTCGTCGCCCGCCGCGGCGCCGGCAAGACGGCCCTGCTCGTGCAGTTCGCCCTCGACTCGCTGCTGCGCGGCAACCGCGTCGCGCACGTGAGCATCGGCCAGAGCCTCGAGAAGACCAAGACCTGGTACGAGGACCTCTTCCAGGAGCTGTCGCGCAACTACAAGCTCGAGCACGTCGGCGAGGTCCACAGCGAGATCGCCTCGGGGCGGCTGATCATGACCTTCAACGCCGCCGGCTTCTCGGCCGCGAAGCTCGAGGAACGGCTGGCCGACCTCATCGAGCAGGACATCTTCCGCCCCGACAGCATCGTCATCGACGGCTTCGACTTCGAGAACGCGGACACTGCCCAGCTCGAGGGGCTGCGCAAGCTCGTGCACGAGCGCAAGCTGCACGCCTGGTTCTCGGGCGTGCGCCACCGCGAGGACAAGCGGGTGAGCGCGCTGGGCGTGCCCGCCCCCTGCGACCGCTTCGAGGACCTCTTCGACTGCATCCTGCTGCTGGACCCGGACGCGCACGGCATCACCCTGACGACGCTCAAGAGCGATGTCGCCGCCTCCAAGGACCACCCGGCGATCCGCCTCGACCCGACGACGTTCCTCGTCAGCGGGGCGATCAAGGCCGACGAGTGCACCCTGTTCTCGGGCGGCGCCCCCGGCGCCGAGGCGGCGTTCGGCGCCGCGGCCGAGCGCCACGGCCTGCGGGAGGTCAACTTCACGTTCGCCGGGCACACCGACGCGCGCACGCGCGGCATCCGGGTTCTCGGCCAGGAGGAACTCGAGCGCGGGGACGTGAGCCTCAGCTACGTCTCGCGGCTCATGCACCGCACCTACCCGAACGCGCCGCTGATCCGCAAGGTGCTCCAGACGATCTGGTACCAGGTCAACGCCGGCCAGGAGATCTACGTGGTCGGCTGGATCCAGGACGACGGCACCGTCCGCGGCGGCACCGGCTGGGGCGCCGAGTTCGCGAAGCTCTGCAACAAGCCCCTGTTCGTCTTCGACCAGGCGAAGGCGCGCTGGTTCTCCTGGACCGGCGAGGGCTGGGCCACGTGCGAGCCGCCGGTGATCACGCACCCGCAGGTGACGGGGACCGGCACGCGCTTCCTCGAGGAGAGCGGCAGGAAGGCGATCGAGACGCTGTTCGAGCGCTCGTTCGGGCCTGCGAAGTAGTCCGGACGCGACGGGCCCCGGGACCACACCCCCGGGGCCCTTTTCTTGCCCGTTACCTGACGGTCGTCACCGCGGGCCGCGCGGCAGTAGCCCCCGCCGCCGGGGCAGAGAGGGGCCGTTGACGAGGCCGCTCGTCTTCGGCTACCTTCCGCGGCAGGCCCCGCGTGCGGCGCCGCGCGGGGGAACCCGAGGCGTGGGGGAATCTGCGGTGCCTGCTCGCCGACGCTGCGTTGTCCCGTCCCTGCTCTGCGCGGTCCTCGTCACAGGGTGCGCGAGCGTCCAGACCTACGACGGCCCGCGGCGGCCACCGGCGGAGATCGCCGTGGTCCGCGGGATGAACAAGCTCAATCCCCTCCTGCTTCAGCAACAACTGGTGTTCGTGCGCTCCGTGGACGGCAGGAAGATGGGAGGCCCGCTGGCGGACGCGATGCTCAAGGTCGAACTCCTCCCGGGACGGCACGTACTGTCCCTCCTCTTCCAGGACAGTACGCTTGGCATCAGGTCTGCAAGCGCCGAGGACTGCAAGGTCGCCTTCGTGGCCCGTGCGGGACAATCCTACACCGCCTTTGGCGACTACGGCCCCGCCCCCGGAGACGCGTCGGAGTGGCGCTGCTACATCCGGGACGACGCCACCGGCGAGCGCTTCCCGGGCTCGCTGCTCCCGCCAGTCTTTCCGCACGAGAAATACGCGGGATTCACCTGCAAGCCCCCCATCGACAATGGGTGGGGGATCGCATCCTGGACGGAGGACGCTCTGGTCTTCAAGAGAAACACCCAGTCGCCGGCACACAACCTCGTGTTGTTCGTGCGACGTAGCAAACACGGGAAGCAGTTTCAGGCCCCCGACGACTTCCTGGCGTACGTGAAGGACTTGTATTTCAACGTGAATCCAGAGCAGTACGAGTTCCTGGAGAGGGACGCCGGCTTGGACCCGAGGTACGGCGCGAACTGTGTCCACTACCGTTTCGCGTACCGTGTCCATCTCAAGGGACGTCGCGGCGACCGGTCATACGTTTCGACCGGGCAATGCTACGACTGCCTGCACCCGCGCGCTCCGCAGTACGAGTACGAGATCTGCGCCCAGGACGACTCCCGGTCCGGCGAGGTCGACGCGGGGTTCGTCGCCGAGGGCAACGCCTTCCTCGATAGCTTCTCCTTCACGGAGATCGGCCGCTAGGCCTTCCCGCGGCGCGGCCCGCCGGGCCATACCGCGCGGATGACCGTGGAATTCTGCTAGAATTCATGTCTCAATGAACTGGTTCGAAGCGCTCGTCCTCGCCGTCGTCCAGGGGCTCACGGAGTTCCTTCCGGTGTCCAGCTCCGGCCACCTGGTGATCGCGCAGACGCTCTTCGGCATCCAGCCGTCGGCGGCGTTCCTCTACGATATCGTGCTCCACCTCGGCACGGCGCTGGCGGCGCTCGTCTTCTACCGCCGCGACGTGGCCGGCCTGCTCCGGGGGCTGGTGCCCCCGTACGCGCAGGCGCCGGCCGACCTGCGCGAGTCGCGCCGGCTGCTGCTGCTCCTTGCGGCCGCCACGGCGCCGACCGCCGCGATCGGCTTCGCCTTCAAGGATTTCTTCGAGGGCCTCTTCGCCGCGCCGGGCGCCGTCGTCGCGGCCCTCGGCGTGACCGGCGCCTTCCTCGTCGCCTCGGCGCTTCTCCCCGCCGGCGCGCAGCGGCTCGACGGCGCCCCGTGGTGGAAGGGCGTGCTGGTGGGCGTCGCGCAGGCTGTGGCCATCGTCCCGGGCATCTCCCGCTCGGGGAGCACGATCGTCGCCTCGCTGGCCGCGGGCATTCGCCGCGAGGACGCCGTCCGCTTCTCGTTCCTGCTGTCGCTGCCGGCGATCCTCGGCGCCTCGCTGCTGGAGCTGCGCCACCTGCCCGCGGGCGGGGCGGGCCTCCCTGGCGCCGTCGTCGCCGCCGGTTTCACCGCCGCCGCCGCGACCGGGTATCTCGCCATCCTCTTCGTGCTGCGCTGGACGCGCGAGGGGAAGCTCTGGCAGTTCGGCCTCTACTGCTGGGCCGCGGCGGCGCTCGCCGCCGTGGCGCTCGCGCGGCGCTAGAGGCGCCCGGGGGGCAGGCACATGGCGCGCAGCCGCAAGGGCCGGAAGGAGCGTCCGCTGCGCCGCGCCGGCGGCGACGCCCGGAACACGGCGCGGCGGACGCGGCTGCGCGAGATCGCCGGCGTCGGCTTCCTCGCCCTCACCGTCGCGGCGATGATCGCGCTGGCCTCCTACGACGAGTTGGACCGCTCGCTCAACAGCGCCACGGGAAGCGAGAGCGTCCACAACTACCTCGGCGTCGTGGGGGCGTACTTCGCGGACGCCCTCGTCGCGTTCTTCGGCTTCGGGGCCTGGCTCTTCCCGGTGTTCGCCTTCGGCGCCGCCGTGCTCTGCTTCGCCGGCGTCTCGCTCAGCCTCGCCAGCCGCCTTGGTCGCGCCGCGGGCCTCACGGGGTTCTCGCTGTCGCTCGTCGCCCTCGGCAACCTGGCGTTCGGGTCGACCGACCCCTTCTACCACCGCGGCGCGGCGCCCGTCCCCGCCGGAGGCGGTCTCGGCGCGACGCTCGCCGCGCTCGTGCGCCCCTGGCTGGGGGACGCCGGCGCGGCGATCGCCTTCGGGTTCGTCCTCGTCGCCTCCCTCACGCTGGCGACCCACCTGACCCCGCGGCGGCTCGCCGCCGGGGCCTTGGGCGGCGCCCGGTCCGCGGGGAGCGCGGCCGGCGGGGTCTGGGAGAGCCTCCGCCACGCGTGGGAGCTGCGCCGCGGCCGCAAGGAGAAGGAGCGGGCGCGGCTGCGTCGCGACACGGAGGGCGAGCCGGCGGCCGCGGAGGAGCCCGGGGAGGAGTTCGCCGATGGCCCGGCCGAGCCGGCGCTCGAGATCGCGGAGGAGGAGCTGGAAGGCCCGCTGATCGTCCAGCGGCCGCCGCCCCCGCGGCGCAAGCCCGCCGCGAAACGCCCCGAGCCGGCGCGCGCGCAGGGAAGCTACACGCTGCCGCCGCTGGATTTGCTCGACGACCCGCCGCCCGACCGCGTCCCCGTCTCCGAAGAGGAGATCCGCGCCAACTCGCGCATCCTCGAGCGCAAGCTCGCCGACTTCGGCGTCAACGGCCGGGTCGCCCAGGTCCACCCGGGACCGGTGATCACGATGTACGAGTACGAGCCGGCGGCCGGCATCAAGATCAACCGCATCGTCGGCCTGCAGGACGACCTCGCGCTCGCGCTGTCGGCGACCTCCATCCGCGTCGTGGCGCCCATCCCCGGCAAGTCCGTGGTCGGCATCGAGTTGCCGAACAAGAAGCGCGAGACGGTCACGCTCAAGGAGATCATGCTCTCGGAGGAGTTCGGGCGCTCGACCTCGAAGCTCGGCGTCGCGCTCGGCAAGGACATCTTCGGGCGGCCGCGCGTCGGCGACCTGGGCAAGATGCCGCACGTGCTCATCGCCGGCGCGACCGGCTCGGGCAAGAGCGTCATGATCAACACGCTGATCAGCTCGATCCTCTTCTCGGCGCGGCCCGACGAGGTGCAGTTCATCATGATCGACCCGAAGATGGTCGAGCTGACGATGTACGACGGCATCCCGCACCTGATCGCCCCGGTCGTGAGCAACCCGAAGAAGGCGGCCTACGCGCTGCGCAACGCGGTCGGCCTCATGGAGGAGCGCTACCGCGTGCTCGCCGAGCGCAAGGTCCGCAACATCGAGTCCTACAACCACCACCTCGCCGCGGAGGCGAAGGAGCGCGGCGAGGCGCCGGCGCTCATGCCGTACCTGGTGATCGTCATCGACGAGCTGGCGGACCTGATGATCCTCGCGCAGAGCGAGGTCGAGGACTCCATCACGCGCCTCGCGCAGCTCTCGCGCGCGGTCGGCATGCACCTGGTCATCGCCACGCAGCGCCCCTCGACCAACGTGATCACCGGCATCATCAAGGCGAACCTGCCGGTGCGCATGTCCTTCAACGTCTCCTCCAAGATCGACTCGCGCGTGGTCCTCGACGCCAACGGCGCCGAGCAGCTCCTCGGCAAGGGCGACA
The sequence above is a segment of the bacterium genome. Coding sequences within it:
- a CDS encoding elongation factor G; amino-acid sequence: CGSAFKNKGVQPLLDAVVRFLPCPSDVSNVALDLDKEEAQVSLSPDEDKNLVALAFKLEDGRYGQLTYVRVYQGHLAKGDTITNARTGKRHKVGRLVRMHAAEMEEIEASASGDIVAMFGIDCASGDTFCGGDHRLAMSSMHVPEPVISLAIAPKDNKAQVNMSKALGRFTKEDPTFRTHVDPESGETIIQGMGELHLDVYVERMKREYGAEVTVGQPQVAYRETITKQSEFDYLHKKQTGGSGQYGKVAGFIEPLAEGEYEFVNEITGGAIPTEFIGSIDKGFKQCLRKGPVAGFPINGVKLTINDGAAHSVDSSDNAFQQAAIGAFREGFGKAAPVLLEPIMKVVVEGPTEFQGNIMGGLNQRRGIIVGTFEEGNFTVVEAEVPLAEMFGYSTVLRSGTQGKAEFTMEFASYRQLPKGLTDQVIKEANERRKSSVA
- a CDS encoding undecaprenyl-diphosphate phosphatase, coding for MNWFEALVLAVVQGLTEFLPVSSSGHLVIAQTLFGIQPSAAFLYDIVLHLGTALAALVFYRRDVAGLLRGLVPPYAQAPADLRESRRLLLLLAAATAPTAAIGFAFKDFFEGLFAAPGAVVAALGVTGAFLVASALLPAGAQRLDGAPWWKGVLVGVAQAVAIVPGISRSGSTIVASLAAGIRREDAVRFSFLLSLPAILGASLLELRHLPAGGAGLPGAVVAAGFTAAAATGYLAILFVLRWTREGKLWQFGLYCWAAAALAAVALARR
- a CDS encoding DNA translocase FtsK — protein: MARSRKGRKERPLRRAGGDARNTARRTRLREIAGVGFLALTVAAMIALASYDELDRSLNSATGSESVHNYLGVVGAYFADALVAFFGFGAWLFPVFAFGAAVLCFAGVSLSLASRLGRAAGLTGFSLSLVALGNLAFGSTDPFYHRGAAPVPAGGGLGATLAALVRPWLGDAGAAIAFGFVLVASLTLATHLTPRRLAAGALGGARSAGSAAGGVWESLRHAWELRRGRKEKERARLRRDTEGEPAAAEEPGEEFADGPAEPALEIAEEELEGPLIVQRPPPPRRKPAAKRPEPARAQGSYTLPPLDLLDDPPPDRVPVSEEEIRANSRILERKLADFGVNGRVAQVHPGPVITMYEYEPAAGIKINRIVGLQDDLALALSATSIRVVAPIPGKSVVGIELPNKKRETVTLKEIMLSEEFGRSTSKLGVALGKDIFGRPRVGDLGKMPHVLIAGATGSGKSVMINTLISSILFSARPDEVQFIMIDPKMVELTMYDGIPHLIAPVVSNPKKAAYALRNAVGLMEERYRVLAERKVRNIESYNHHLAAEAKERGEAPALMPYLVIVIDELADLMILAQSEVEDSITRLAQLSRAVGMHLVIATQRPSTNVITGIIKANLPVRMSFNVSSKIDSRVVLDANGAEQLLGKGDMLYLPPGTNKLERIHGAFVSEDEVKRLVEHLKGQAQPTYNEAILQPPPSDGGDDAGADGEQDEMYDQAVAVVTESGQASISYVQRRLKVGYNRAARMIEAMEKAGLVSPADGAKPRRILARRTYDEE